The genomic region TCATCGCGCAACATCAGGCCCTTTTCGCCAAGCTGGACGAGGCAGGTGACGCCGACGAAGGCAAAGCGATCCTCACCGAAATGCAGGAAATCCTGCACCGGATAGACGTCCTGCAGAACTTGCTTTTCCGCAAAACGACGACCGCCCTCACGAACAACCTCCAGAAAGTGGACGACGCGGACACAGAACTCACCAACACCCTCAAATCTGCCGCGACCGCTACCGATATCATCAAAGGCGTCGGCAAGTTTCTGACGGTAGTAGATAAGGCAATCGACTTGGCGAAGACATTGGCCCCGCTGGCTGTCTGAGTCTTAAAGCACAAGTTTTGACCCTTCCAGCTTCACGTCAGGTTTAGGCCATACACGACTTAAGCAGCGACGATAGGGGCCAGTTTAGGCACCTGTGGGACCGCAACCGAGGAACCGACAAATTCGCTCCCGAAGCTGCGGAGTGGGGCGATACCGATTCGTTTCCCAGCCCCACAAGGTTTTGACACTTATCCGTAACTCTTTGGCCATCTGCTTGCGCGGTTTCTTCAATTCCATGCGGCGTTTTGCGATTTGCTGACCGATGTGGTCGGAAGGTTCGGATGATAAAAAGTCAACGCCTGGGGTTTCGTTGCCTTTGGGTCTGCCGAGGGCTGGGTTGGTGAATGGGTCGTAGCCCAGATACTCGACAAGCGCAGGCTGGTGAGGCCAAGTTGGGTAAACTTTGTCGCATTCCCAGCGACTGAGAGTCACCATGCTAACACTCAGTTTTCGAGCTGCTTGCGATTGGTGCAATTTCAGCTGAACTCGGCGGCGACGGAGATGGCCGCCGATCGTCGTTGGCTCCTTTGGAACGGGGATGCCCCGATTGTGAGAGGGCAGGTGCTTGTCTCGCGAGACGCTAATGACCCTTTCGCAACAAGGCAACGCCGCGCACACCGGATGGAAAAATGCCGGGTGAGTCGCGCTGTTCGCCGCGTGAAATTCAGAACTATCTCAACCGCGTTTCCGGTCCGCTCCTCGACCGTATAGACATTCATGTCGAGGTGCCGGCGGTGAAGTTTCGCGACATCAGTGCGGAACGGACCGGTGAAACTTCCGCGCAGATTCGGGAACGCGTCGTGGCCGCGCGACGACGGCAGCAGGAGCGGTTCAAAGGCAAATCCCGCATCACCTGCAACGCGCGGATGGGCAGCAAAGAACTCAAAGCTCATTGCGCGCTTGATGAGTCCACGATGGAGTTGCTGAAGATGGCAATGAATGAATTGAAGCTCAGCGCGCGCGCCTATGACCGGATATT from Candidatus Angelobacter sp. harbors:
- a CDS encoding ATP-binding protein, coding for MPGESRCSPREIQNYLNRVSGPLLDRIDIHVEVPAVKFRDISAERTGETSAQIRERVVAARRRQQERFKGKSRITCNARMGSKELKAHCALDESTMELLKMAMNELKLSARAYDRILKVARTIADLGGTERIAAEHISEAIQYRSLDRQLWA